A window from Candidatus Korarchaeota archaeon NZ13-K encodes these proteins:
- a CDS encoding glycosyltransferase family 2 protein, translating into MRAALIPAYNEEAKIAPVILKARRHVDLVIVCDDGSTDLTGEVARSLGAYVIRHERNMGYGAALLTLFKKALEMNVSIAVTLDADGQHDPDLIPA; encoded by the coding sequence ATGAGGGCGGCCCTCATACCGGCTTACAATGAGGAGGCTAAGATAGCCCCGGTCATACTGAAGGCCAGGAGGCACGTCGACCTGGTTATAGTTTGCGATGATGGTTCAACGGACCTGACGGGTGAGGTGGCTAGAAGCTTAGGAGCCTACGTCATCAGGCATGAGAGGAACATGGGTTACGGTGCGGCCCTGCTCACCCTCTTCAAGAAGGCCCTGGAGATGAACGTGAGCATAGCGGTGACCTTGGACGCTGATGGACAGCACGACCCCGACCTGATACCGGCC